Proteins found in one Candidatus Saccharibacteria bacterium genomic segment:
- a CDS encoding DUF4430 domain-containing protein: MKVSTILTGNFKQSIRFKDLAILGIVLIMILATFATIKVFAGQVEHRSLSNNQQQSLVVDHQDQSVSTNPTSSESNSTPSQEPTTQSDQSTPAATISDSNNSSSQPEPNIAPQLAITNPNPPTNPSSQPNPEPIQPETLNIKLQINTDSVIPLKILAGLNHCQLLEQAHSQGKISQLNIRYFPEYSSMGVISINNIGDANQVYWTYKVNGAGPPLGCSQVLVKSGDFVLWEYQGK; encoded by the coding sequence ATGAAAGTATCTACTATATTGACTGGCAACTTCAAGCAATCTATTAGATTTAAAGACCTAGCAATTCTTGGGATAGTCCTGATAATGATCCTAGCTACCTTTGCTACGATCAAAGTTTTTGCTGGACAAGTCGAACATAGATCTCTATCCAACAACCAACAACAATCGCTAGTTGTTGATCATCAGGATCAGTCAGTATCGACCAACCCTACTTCATCTGAATCAAATTCAACTCCAAGCCAAGAGCCCACTACCCAGTCCGATCAGTCTACACCAGCAGCAACCATTTCTGATAGTAACAATTCTTCTAGTCAACCCGAACCCAACATAGCCCCCCAGTTGGCAATAACTAATCCTAATCCTCCGACCAACCCTTCGAGTCAACCAAACCCAGAGCCTATCCAGCCTGAAACCTTAAATATTAAGCTCCAAATCAATACTGATTCAGTCATACCACTAAAAATACTAGCTGGACTCAACCATTGCCAGCTGCTTGAACAAGCTCACAGTCAAGGCAAAATTAGCCAGCTAAATATTCGCTATTTCCCCGAGTATTCAAGCATGGGGGTAATCAGCATCAATAATATCGGCGATGCCAATCAAGTATATTGGACTTATAAAGTCAATGGAGCTGGTCCACCCCTGGGTTGCTCTCAGGT